The Pseudomonas extremaustralis genome contains a region encoding:
- a CDS encoding glucan biosynthesis protein D, which produces MHRRNLLKASMAIAAYTGLSASGLLAAQAWAGNRAADGKAVAFDFETLKAQAKQLAGTAYKDTKQVLPPTLANMTPQNFNAIGYDGKHSLWKELNGQLDVQFFHVGMGFKTPVRMHSVDPKTREAREVHFRPSLFNYEKTTVDTQQLTGDLGFSGFKLFKAPELDRHDVLSFLGASYFRAVDSTGQYGLSARGLAIDTYAKKREEFPDFTQFWFETPDKNATRFVVYALLDSPSATGAYRFDIDCQANQVVMAIDANINARTAIEQLGIAPMTSMFSCGTHERRMCDTIHPQIHDSDRLAMWRGNGEWICRPLNNPAKLQFNAFADTDPKGFGLVQTDHEFASYQDTVDWYSKRPSLWVEPTTAWGEGSIDLLEIPTTGETLDNIVAFWTPKTPVAAGDSLNYGYKLYWSALPPVSTPLAQVDATRSGMGGFTEGWAPGEHYPEVWARRFAVDFKGGGLDRLPPGTGIEPVVTCSNGEVKDFSVLVLDNIKGYRILFDWYPTSDSVEPVELRLFIRTQDRTLSETWLYQYFPPAPALRKYS; this is translated from the coding sequence ATGCACCGCAGGAATTTGCTCAAAGCGTCCATGGCCATTGCGGCTTACACCGGTTTATCGGCCAGCGGCCTGTTGGCTGCGCAAGCCTGGGCCGGCAACCGTGCCGCCGACGGCAAGGCCGTGGCGTTCGATTTCGAAACACTGAAGGCCCAGGCCAAGCAGCTCGCCGGGACCGCGTATAAAGACACTAAACAGGTGCTGCCGCCCACCCTGGCGAACATGACGCCGCAGAATTTCAACGCTATCGGCTACGACGGCAAGCATTCGCTGTGGAAGGAATTGAACGGCCAACTGGACGTGCAATTCTTCCACGTCGGCATGGGTTTCAAGACGCCGGTGCGCATGCACAGCGTCGACCCCAAGACCCGTGAGGCCCGCGAAGTGCATTTCCGCCCTTCGCTGTTCAACTATGAAAAAACCACGGTCGACACCCAGCAACTGACCGGCGACCTGGGCTTCTCAGGCTTCAAGTTGTTCAAGGCGCCGGAACTGGATCGCCATGACGTGCTGTCGTTTCTCGGCGCCAGCTACTTTCGCGCGGTGGATTCCACTGGCCAGTACGGCCTTTCCGCACGCGGCCTGGCGATCGATACCTACGCGAAAAAACGCGAGGAATTCCCCGACTTCACGCAGTTCTGGTTCGAAACCCCGGACAAGAACGCCACGCGCTTTGTGGTCTACGCCCTGCTCGACTCGCCCAGCGCCACCGGCGCCTATCGCTTCGATATCGACTGCCAGGCCAACCAGGTGGTGATGGCCATCGACGCCAACATCAATGCGCGCACCGCCATCGAACAACTGGGCATCGCACCGATGACCAGCATGTTCAGCTGCGGCACCCACGAGCGGCGCATGTGCGACACCATCCACCCGCAAATCCACGATTCGGATCGCCTGGCAATGTGGCGCGGCAATGGCGAATGGATCTGCCGTCCGCTGAACAACCCGGCCAAGCTGCAGTTCAATGCATTCGCCGACACCGACCCCAAGGGCTTCGGCCTGGTGCAGACCGACCATGAGTTCGCCAGCTACCAGGACACCGTGGACTGGTACAGCAAGCGCCCGAGCCTGTGGGTCGAACCGACCACCGCGTGGGGCGAAGGCTCGATCGACCTGCTGGAAATCCCCACCACCGGCGAGACCCTGGATAACATCGTGGCCTTCTGGACCCCGAAGACGCCCGTGGCGGCCGGTGACTCACTCAACTATGGCTACAAGTTGTACTGGAGCGCGCTGCCACCGGTGAGCACACCGCTGGCGCAAGTCGACGCGACCCGTTCCGGCATGGGCGGTTTCACCGAAGGCTGGGCGCCGGGCGAGCACTACCCCGAGGTCTGGGCACGGCGGTTTGCCGTGGACTTCAAGGGCGGCGGCCTGGATCGACTGCCACCGGGCACCGGCATCGAACCGGTGGTGACCTGTTCCAATGGCGAAGTGAAAGACTTCAGCGTGCTGGTACTCGACAACATCAAGGGCTATCGCATCCTGTTCGACTGGTACCCGACCAGCGACAGCGTAGAGCCGGTGGAACTGCGCTTGTTTATCCGCACCCAGGACCGCACGTTGAGTGAAACCTGGTTGTACCAGTACTTCCCGCCGGCACCGGCGTTGCGTAAGTACAGCTGA